A genomic region of Rhipicephalus sanguineus isolate Rsan-2018 chromosome 1, BIME_Rsan_1.4, whole genome shotgun sequence contains the following coding sequences:
- the LOC119387500 gene encoding uncharacterized protein LOC119387500 — translation MDGNRFEGWFNDILQKLPAGSVIVLDNAPYHSRREEKLPTTIWKEEKIHEWLTSKNITYGERMIKQQLLELVASVKSRFLSYIVDNTAVRAGCIVLRLPPYHCEFNSIELVWAKVKNGIAADNRDFKLSTVDAILREKIKQVTAEDWRKSIQRVMDLEAKFRLDTPGSEHIQPIITQLGEDDNEGIDCDCELSGIEPLDEA, via the coding sequence ATGGACGGCAACCGCTTTGAGGGCTGGTTCAATGACATTCTGCAGAAGTTGCCAGCTGGTAGCGTCATTGTTTTAGACAATGCACCTTACCATAGCCGGCGAGAAGAGAAATTGCCGACGACAATATGGAAGGAGGAAAAGATACACGAGTGGCTCACAAGCAAGAACATCACCTACGGTGAAAGGATGATAAAGCAGCAGCTGCTTGAACTGGTGGCATCTGTAAAGTCACGCTTTCTGAGCTACATCGTAGACAACACAGCTGTAAGGGCCGGTTGCATTGTACTCAGGCTTCCGCCGTACCACTGCGAATTTAACTCCATTGAGCTTGTGTGGGCCAAGGTCAAAAATGGCATCGCTGCGGACAACAGAGACTTCAAGCTGTCCACGGTGGACGCCATCTTGAGGGAAAAAATCAAGCAGGTAACGGCGGAAGACTGGAGGAAGAGCATTCAGCGCGTGATGGACTTGGAGGCAAAGTTCAGACTTGACACGCCAGGGAGTGAGCACATTCAACCCATCATCACCCAGCTGGGTGAAGATGACAATGAAGGAATCGACTGCGACTGCGAGCTGTCTGGCATTGAGCCACTCGACGAAGCATAA